The nucleotide sequence tttcttcaaaggCGCCATTACATCAACCAGTTTTAAAAGCGTCGGTAAGCTCTCTAACCCCGCGGATAAAGCAACTGTCAAAGGAGATCTCGACGGCTGACCAAGGAGATTGTAATATTCCCTGATGAGCTCTTTGGTTACCTTGTCCCAACATGATGAAGAAACCATCTCTGCATAAGGACACTTGTCAAGTTTACCAATCCATATCTGACAAGTTACAAGCTTTTGTATCTCTCGTAGGTGGCCTGAACAGTACCTCGTGAAATGGGTTCTTGCATACTTCATAGCATCATCACGGTTCCCTTCTCTCAACATATCACAGTACTTCAAACTCACGAGTTTAAACTCCATCTCTGAACTCTTCTCCTTCAGCTTTCCCCGGTTTGCAGAGATCCATCTCATTGCTGGCTCAATGTTTCTTCTGAGCTTCATTGACTCAACGATTTGCTTGATTTCAAATGACTGAGATCTAACCtcgttttcttcctcttcaccagCCTCCTTAACCAAACAGTCACCAACCTCGAACAACCCTTCTCTGTAACAGTGTTGGATAAGTATCTTATTCACTAAACGGATATCGAAACCAATGTTTCTGCAAGCTAGAGATATGTCAGGATGGTAAAAACTCTCAAAAGTTTTCACCAACTTGTCAAGACTCAGTTTCGTTTCCTTTTGTGATCTCTTAAGCTGGATAATAGGGAGAAGAGCATCAAGCTTTTGCCTCAACTCGGCGAGAACAGATTCAGGTTCCACTCCGTCGTTGTTACCTAATTGGATTTGACTCAACGTATCTTGGATTGTATCACAAACAAGATCGATCACATCAAGAGAAACAGAGTGATGCAGTTTCTGTTTCTTAGTAACTCGATCGAATGCATCTTTCACAACAGCAGTCGTCTGATTCATTCCTCTTCTTGATTGATTAATCAGCTTAAAAGTTTCACTACCAAACTGCAAACACACACAATAAATTAGACATGTAAATTGGTCATTAACAAAAGACAATACGAAtcggtttctttgtttttgcccTAATAATGATAGTAAGTAAGCAAGAAGATCATATTACCAATAATAAACCACGAAAGCAATGATATATTATTACGAATCAATGGATTTACAATGAAAAATTGCAAAACTTGTGTAACAAATCATCAAAAGCAATTTTTCGTAAGACAGAAGGAAAGATGTGGAGTACCGTAAAAGGCGACTGAGAATTTCGAAAATTCAGAATCCAAAAGCCATCGAAATTAAAGAAGGAACGAAGCTAAACCATAAAATCCGATTATGTAATTTATAACGAAGATGATTTGGCATCATGACGAATCAAAATTGTTAAGATTTGGTTTCTGGAAACATGGaaccacttttttttattttttcaattatttaattCCAATTTCTCTCTACTCAGACAAATATTAATACTAATAGTTACGTTTTGACTTGTACACTAGTGTATAGGTCTGATACTTTGGTTTGGTGATCAGGTGATAGACCCTCTATTAGACCGGTTTGGTCGGATCCGGTTATTAAAAAACGTTGTAAAAGCTGGCAACACGTTTATTAGCTAAATGATAGCCACGTTCTGAGCAATACGTCTTCATTTTGCATTTTCTCGACTTGTTTCTTTTGAATATGagtttattttagtttcttcgTTGATCATCATACTGTTTTCTGTTCCAAGAAGTGACACTAAGAAGCAGAGAAAATGAGAAACGACCTTAGCTTCCTTGTCTTGTTTCTATTGATCATCTTCTCCATTCATGATCATTTGGTTGATGCGTCTTCTTTGCTTGTGAAGTATCTTCCTGGTTTTGAAGGTCCTCTTCCTTTTGAGCTCGAGACTGGGTAAAAAACAATTTGTCAAGAtcagaagcaaaaaaaacacatacagaATTAAGAATCCTTAGGTTCTAACATCATAACctgtctctttcttcttttgcatgtgggttttaaaacgaagatatgtGAGTATTGGTGAATCTGGAGACGTTGAGCTCttttactattttgtaaaatcagaaagaaatccaaaaaatgaTCCTCTCATGATCTGGCTCACAGGTGGCCCTGGTTGCAGCTCCATCTGTGGATTGCTTTTTGCCAACGGTAACCAAATCTTCCATTTTGTATTATGTAAAATGACTCATATGGATCTACTGAAAGTTTAAAAAATGTCAAGTTACTTGATGGTTAATTTGGATGATTATTAAGACTAAGTCTTCAAGttgaaattttattgttttgtctttcttATAGGTCCTTTAGCTTTTAAAGGGGATGAGTATAATGGAACAGTGCCTCCTCTAGAGTTAACATCTTTTTCATGGACAAAGGTTATATTGAGAGATTacactattttattattattattctagcTATCTTATCTCTGAGAAGAGCTACACtttgaatttattatatttactcAATTGTTGTTCAGGTGGCTAACATTTTGTATTTGGAATCTCCTGCTGGTTCTGGATATTCTTATGCGAGAACTCGGCGTGCTTTTGAGTCTAGCGACACCAAACAAATTTACCAAATTGATCAGTTTCTTAGGAGTGTTAAGTGTTCTGTTTGCTCTGTTCTTGtgttggttttttcttttttctttctctaaactGTTTTTAGTGTAATTACTTGCAGTGGTTTGTGGATCACCCGGAGTTTATATCAAATCCATTTTACGTTGGTGGAGATTCATTTTCTGGGAAAATTGTTCCAGGAGTTGTGCAACAAATTTCACTTGGTAGCCTTTTTAATCAACCACATTCCATAGTTTTGGTATCTTTGAGTTCAAAGCTTACAATCACAATATGAAAACAGGAAATGAGAAAGGCCTCACACCACTCATAAATATTCAGGTGTTACATAGTCCATTCACTCGATCACATCAATTTACATATATGTCTTCTACTAGCTAGCTAACACCTTCCTAAATTATGAGCAGGGTTATGTTCTTGGAAACCCTTTGACAGATAAAAACCTAGAATCTAACTACATAGTTTCATTTGCTCATGGGATGGGACTTATCTCAGATGAGCTCTTTGAGGTACTCTTTATcttcatatattatttgttaagaCATTAAGTTAAGAGTCTTTTTTCACTACTTCTTTTTGGCAGTCACTTGAAAGAAGTTGTGAAGGCCAATTCTTCAACGTAGACCCAAGTAATGCAAGATGCTCAAATAATCTTCAAACCTTTGACCATGTAAAGACTTTTATATACGTACCGCACACATCACTTGTGTATCTATATTATCTGATTGTGTTTTCAAAAACTAATTGTCTCATTGTTTTTGGAGTTCATATATAGTGTATGTCAGAGATATACTCAGAGCATATTTTGTTACGAAACTGCGAAGTAGATTACATCATACCAGAAACACTACAAACCTTACCAAACATCAGAACCAATAGAAGAAGAGAACTGAAGGAGTTTTCAGGGAATGATTCATCATCATTGCCACCACCTAGCTGCTTTGTAACAACAATTCTCTCTTTACTTCCttcattattttcaatattGATGGGTTTGAAGAGTTCTAACATTTTATTTGTCTTCTCATTAGACTTATAAGTATTTTCTGTCTGCCTTTTGGGCGAACGATGAAAATGTACGCAAAGCACTAGGCGTGAAGAAGGTACCTTTAGCTTACCTATgtgaattctaatttttttggttggttctacacaaaacataataagatgcacacaaatttacaaattcattATTAATGTTGATGCAGGAAGTAGGAAAATGGAATCGATGCAACATCCAAAACATACCATATACGTTTGAAATCTTCAATGCAGTTCCGTATCACGTGAACAATAGTCGTAAAGGCTTTCGCTCTCTCATCTACAGGCAAGATTCATTGATATTGCCAAActagttctcttctttttgtatcTTTATAATTTGACAAACTCATGTAAGTTTTGAAACAGTGGTGATCATGATTCTATGGTACCTTTCTCTTCAACTCAAGCATGGATCAGAGCTCTTAACTATTCCATTGTTGATGACTGGAGACCTTGGATGATGAGTAATAATCAAGTTGCTGGGTAAACAAAAAACCAATGTTTCAAACTCCAATCTCACCAATTTCAAATTATCTTTAAAGACAACACTGTTTCCATCCGTGCTTGTAGATATACAAGAACTTATGCGAATAAGATGACATTTGCAACCATCAAGGTAAGCCCTCTCTTTCTTGTACTGTCCGAAGTTTCTGCaggcaaaacaaaagaagtcatTTAGAGTGTTTTTATTGTGTGGTGTGCAGGGAGGAGGGCACACAGCGGAGTATAATCCAGATCAATGCTCACTTATGTTCAGAAGATGGATTGATGGAGAACCTCTCTGAACATCCTCGCtcacttctctctttgttgtttgtttgataatatCCGGTAAAAATTGCAATTTTGCCACATGTTATTCTGTAATCGAAATAGCTCACATACTGTCCATATATTTGGAGATGTTACCACGCCAACCCTCTGAAgcttaaaacttttaaacattgTGTTGTACTCTAAACAGAGAAACTCTGTTTCATGGCAAGTCACAGACCCTGTTTCATGTTCAATTTAAGTATTTCCAAAGCAGGATGTCATTTTTATTACTTCTCAGTCATCAATGGTGAAATACAAAAATCCCAATGTTTAGATCCcaattgaaagaaaaacaagaatgaTACTGGACTCTTGAGTCTGTTCATTATTCGAACTCAGAAGAGGACATTGCAAGATATGTTCAGTAAAGTGAAAGCTCTCCAGCATCAACTGTTCTCTTCACAAGTTTAGCCCATGATTCATTTGTTTCTTGGATGATCTTCAAAGCATATTCCTGTAAAGATAGTTCCCTCTCAGTTATAGTCCTAAACATAAAGCATCACAGCTAgagaagataaaaagaagaacttACTTTGTTTGCTGGTTTGTCTCCAAGACCAAATCTGTTAGCAGGCTTTCCATCTGGGATCTTGTAGTCTCTAAACCAGTCTCTAATGGCTGTTAGTGTACCCTGCTCACCAGATATAGCGTCAGAAACCAATTAAttcatgtattttgtttttgcaaaGAAGTATGGGGATTTGTTTATACTACTACATTAGCTCGTACCGGGAAATGTTTCTCAACATCTTCGACATCATTCACAAGATGAGCTTTAGGGTCATCCAAAGAAATGGCAACAATCTTCCAGTCTAGCTCTCCTTCATCAATCATAGCTAAAGCAGCCAAAGGCTTGATTTTTAGAACATCTCCTATCTTCCTTTGGGTTTCACCAATCTCAACAACATCAACTACAAATCCAAACCAAGAATAAGCACACTCTTTTTTGTTCCAGAGTGATATCATTTTCCATTACATAAACAGAGTATCACAGTTTCACCTGGATCGTTATCCCCAAAACATCCTTCAACTTCAGCATTTGCATGAGAAGGATCTTCCCATGTCTGTGGAAGCAACCCGTAGTTCCAATTTATATTGTACCTGGATAAAATCAAGTACTATTAAATCAACGAGAAGATAAGACTGATATATCATCAATGGATGCTGAGGCCTCTAAAAAAAACTAGCTTAGAACAAAGCAAAACTTACGGATAATATCTGAGCTTGCCCTTCTTAGTATCTTGCTTGATAGGAGTGAAATCTTCATCAGTAGCAACCTCCATTTTAGCTTTTGACTCTTTAGGTATCTCAAcaataaagttaaaaactccATCTCCTATGGTCAATGGTATATCATGCCAAGGAGAAACCTATACACAAAATGCACACAATCCTTATCCAGCCTTTACAAAAACACAGAACAGAGTGATGAACCAAAAACATTTCAATAACCATTCAAACTGTAGATCTTTATAAACATTGCTCGCAATCCCAGAGAAAACTAAATCTAACCACAAGAGTGTGATTTATATATCCAAAATCGGTATTTAGGTTAGCAGACCAATCAATCTCCTTATGTCCTAGTGACCAATCAATCTCCTTATGTCCTAGTGACCAACCTTAAATAGCTCAACAGAGTAATGAACCAAAAGCATTCCAAAGCAAATTCACAATACAGATCTTTAGATCATCGACAGCAATCTCAAACAGAAGAATTCAAAAATGAGTGACCAAATCTAACCACAggataattcaaaaaataacaATGTGAAAGACCCAAAAAAACACTCAACACTTCTCCCCAGTAAACCAAGCTTTTGACTTTGAAAACAGAGAGACACAAAACGGGAGAAAGAGTAATAAAAAGGTACCTTCTTTCCAGAACCATCGAGGAAGAAAACACGATAATCTAAGGATTCAGGTGGACCTTCTTCTTGAACCTTAACCTGAGGGTTATAAATGGCACTGCAGGAGAAAGGTCTCTTGGATTTCAACACCAAAGCTCTTCTGCTGAAACAGAGAGCGCCGAATCCGCCGCAGGGTCTCTTCGCCGGCAGAGCGAAAGCTCGTTTGGCGAGGAAACAAGAGGTGGTTTGGGTTACGGCCGTGGCTGCAGTTATCACTCTAGTAGCCGCCATTATTGTGGAAAAGATTGGAGAAAGTACTGGCCTTTcgttttactctctctctctccctggCTCCTTTTATTCTCTTcccacaaagaacaaaaacaaaaacaaaaaaaaaacgaagtgAATAGATCACGTGGGGTTCTGTAGAGTAGGTATGACCAACTTTAATAATTCTGATATAAATAATTGAAACTGTGGTTGTATTAACGTAAAGGTTTCGTGGTGTAGTTGGTTATCACGTCAGTCTAACACACTGAAGGTCTCCGGTTCGAACCCGGGCGAAGCCATTAgttttctgaattttattttgattcgaATATCAGTTTTGTGTCCGCAAAGGCTAAAGAGACAAAGTTACTTCAAACCTTCTCTCAACCGTTTCTAAAGATTGGTTTATGATCATCGGAAATACATAAATAAGCCACGTTGCAAAAGGTCACAGAGTACACAAACAGCTGATAAGGAATTTACAAAGTTGGAGAAGTAGATGGAGACAGAGGACATGCATGATGACGAGTATAacattatcaagtattttatgAAAAAGATCTTTTATTGTGTCTCTCTGATTATGCTCTCAGTTTCATTTTCTGATGAATTCAACACCTTTCTGAATACTTCCAGCTagttcttcttttgctttctccAAACCAATCCTGTTGAAGAATAAGGAAATCAAAATAAAGATGACTCTCTTTCTTATTTGAGACAAGTATTTTTGAAGAGATGAGTTATGTTTCCAACCTTTCGTATTCGTTCAAGGGTCCAAGCTGATACACTTCCTCTGCTCCTGTACGGCCAAGGCGCACTTTGGTTGCAAAGAAAGCTAACTCTGTCACCTGTGATGAATTGCCAGTACAAGTCAAAAGACGTTGAAAGAATAGAAACAGAGTGaagtgtttttctttaaaagatgaaaaaattgGAAAAGTCTTTTTTAAGATTTACCTGTGAAGCAACAAAAGAGCACTCTATGACATTTGCATCTCCTCTTAACCCGCGAAGGCAAGCATCTGCAAACTTGGATGCAGCATATGCCTGTAGTAGTAGTATATTCAAATGGATTCAGGACACAAGTGTTTATGATGATGTCTTAAAgtgaattggtttggttttaccATTGAAAGTGTTGCAGATCCAGCTCCAGCTTTTGCCTCCACAACTTCAGTTCCACCATTCTGAATTCGGTTTGTGAGGTACTCAATTTCTTGAGGTGTGAAGCTGCTAGGAGGTTTAAcctgaggaaaaaaaaaagattaagcaAAACCATCAATTAGCAGATAAGCTGATGCAATGGAAACGACTtgcactttttatttatatgaaacCTGTGATAATAGTGGCAAGATTGTGACTCCGGCGTGTCCCCCAACGACTGGTACATCAACTTCTCTTGGATCAAGTCCAAGAACTTCTGCCTGCACAAGATGGAAAACATTCACTAGGTGATTAAAATGTCAAGAAAAGTAAAACCATATATGAAGTGAGGAATCACATTATTACCACAAAGGTATTGGCACGAGCAACATCGAGTGTAGTAACTCCAAGGAGCTTCTTAGGATCATAAGTTCCAGCTTTCTTGAAAACCTCAGCGGCAATAGGGACAGTAGAGTTCACAGGATTGCTGATCAAGTTGACTATAGCATTAGGACAGCATTTTGATACACCTTCACATAGTGTCTTAACAATCCCAGCATTGATTTTAAACAGATCATCACGGGTCATCCCTGGTTTCCTCGGTATACCGGCTGGTATGATCACAAGATCCATACCCGTTAGTGCGTCCTCAAGCTGCTTCGCTCCCAAGAATCCCCGGACCTAATTGACTCAAACCAATCAAGAATGGTCATTACTCTGCCCTCATTCATTAGGAAAAAGTAAGTAATCATATGTGAAGTTTCCAAAGTAGAGAGGTTCTCACAACAGCTCCAGTGTCCATATGACTGACGTCTGCTGTGACGCCAGGAGCATTGACAACATCGTAGAGATGAAGTAAAGAGACAAGAGGGTTCATCTTCATCAGCAAAGATAAAGATTGTCCAATCCCACCTGCAGCTCCAAGAATTGCTACTTTGAATCCTGGATTCCCACCTTTAGCTCTGCAGTTTTCTCTTCCCAGTACCGAGTTCTTTGCTTCCATCTAACACGAAGGAAGGACAAAAAATCACTTTCAGTCCTACATACAAGGCTtcaatggaaacaaaaacaaattgatcTCTCTTACTCTCTACTCTCTAGTGGCATCAGAGATCTTCAGTTACTAGAAATAGAAATTACACTAGTAAACACGAATGTCAAGTTCGTAACTGGACTAAAGTTTCTTAATGACTTATCACTTTTGTTTGAGAGTcaatacaaattattatttcttgttttagaaCAACCTTAATGATCAAAGAACCAAAGAAGGTAACTTGACTTAGAAGCAATAGTAAATAAAACCTGAGGAGTGGAAGAAGGTTGAAGATGAGCTGAAATCATTGCAATCCTCTTGTTGGCATCTCCACGAAACTCCATTGTTGTGTTCCTCTGTTTGCTCTCGTTACAAAGCTGTTAAAagagttttttaatttgtatgttagagaagagagaacatGGGGACTAGATTGAATGATTACGACGTAAGTATtttgtattatatgataattttgtGTGGAAACAAAATGttgttcattttgtttttttgtaggaaGCCTTCCTTATCCCTTATCTTCATGTTGCTCTTCATCACCGTTGTGGCTCTCAATTTTTTggtacaaacaaaaaaaaggttttaacatgaagctacaaaaaaaattgtagatttgGGTTCCACAATTGTATTGCCGCTTGTAAATAAGCCCACTAAAGGCCCATAACTGAGCGTAATTAATTTAAGTGGAAAAGATAGTTTAGAAAAGTGGTTTGACCAAGAAACAAGACTTTGAGGGGTATTGAACTTaacattttaaaggattttaaagtattcttaaaatcctttgttattcaactgagcattttaaaaaatctcatgaaatcctatgttattcaactaagggggtgttattggattgaggattttaatagattttaattaatccaggacattagtggatttaaaagtctaatgcatttgtgtggactttataatgcatataaggtggatttgaaagtcattgataatgtatttttggtgattgttatggattttttaaaaagttattgttagaaaaaaatatatatatatccataaactgtgttatacaccaaaattatattaaattaataacaccCAGACTTTTACGCATGTCAtagaaaacttgaattaaactgtatttgttttcaatccaGATTTTTGGTGTAATTAAAGAACCCAGAtgtcatgaacccagaaaaaaaaaattaaagaatacaaaaaaacacagatctgatgaataagtgtgattatatacaaagggtttgaggaggaagaaacagagattgaacccagaaaaaaaaaagtgtgattatatcataaaccaaaaaaaaagttatagatcatgaacccagaaaaaaaagttaaagaacacaaaaaaaaaaatctcaaaaataatacatatctgatgaataagtgtgattatataaaaggattgagaaaaaaaatcaaacaataatatgtcaaaggctagagatccatctaaagagaggagaagaaaatgaaatgattgagaaaagtgtggtattgtgtttgttcatattttagaagcaaagtacgttgaaatccaaaatcacacaaaatccagtagatattgaataacactagattttaatggatttttaaaaatacccaattgaataacacctgattcttaaatacatcaaactcctttaaaaaccacaatccaataacaccccctaagattttaataaagtcttttaaaatatttcagaaTCTCTTGTATTCAATCAATAGTTTATAAATCCAacttaaaatctcttgttatttaaaatatcacaactttttttagaatgctactttgaatgattgtaagagactttttttttttctttttagttgaaAAGTACTCCTCTCAAAATCATACCCTTTAAGGtagaattttgaaggatttcaattaaaaaaaaacaaacagatgaGCAGTCAACACTTCTTGTTTATAATCTTTCAACAATTcatgtttgcttctctctctctctagagaAACTCTTCCCGATAATGTATACAAGAAGCTCCTGGCTGCGAGAACATTCCGGGCAGGGTCCCTTAGTCTTCGTCAGGTCAGTACATCCATATCAAAATATACGCCAGGTGGAACAGAGACCATCTACGATGTTGATCAAAGGGTGTCCATAAAAACGCAAGTGATTCCTTATTCGTTTCACCCACTTCAACTTGGCTAACCGGCTGGGGAGGtaatggtggtggtggctgAACCGGTGACGGAGGTGGAGATGGGGCACGACTTATCTCCATCAcactggaggaggaggaggcaatGCAGGTAACGGCTTCACTGAATCTAGCTTTTTAGCTATAGAAATCTGTTCAGGTCCTTTCCTCACATGCTACACCACCTGATTCTGATTCCACATTCTTTGGTTGAGTTCAGGTTCATGTTCAGGTTCAGGACGAGAAGATGATCCCATGACTTTTAGCTCTTGAGCCTCGTACCTCTTCAATGTAGGGTTGAACCAAACATCAAACTGTCCCAAAAGCTTCTCAGCCATCAAATAAACGTCTTGGCCCTTTGGGTTATACGACATGGCATTGGTGAAAGTCAACCTAACATCAGAAGCGAAATCAATCGGCGATCTGTAAAAGCCCTTATCAAGATTCATCTTCACCGTACCCAGATCCATAGGCTTCTTCACGATCACATGATAGTCATGTTCTATCTAGAGAGAACCATTGAAATATCAGATCACATgttgtttgcttctctctctctcacatcgTAACATGTTGTTTCTCACGATGcatagagttttcttttttttaagtatttcaaaatcacacaaaatttagtaataaaatctcatagaatcttATAGAATTACATctcattttctaaaaaagaaaatctaaaaaatctaaaatacaatcaaatctcctaaacatctcctaaatctttcaaaattctaaaatattaaaatcttaccaaatccattaaaatataatttgggtTTTAAGTCATCGGTTTAGATGACAAAGAGTAACATAACCGGGTACATTACAGAAAAACCAATTAAACCAAAACGACCCAAGAAATATACAGAGGATCCCCACATATACTATTTTAAAGCTTTACACACAGGTCTTTGCTGAGAAGGGTTGACACTTTTACCAAACCAATGGCTTTCAGTTTCGACCCATGGAGCCACCAAGTAAAGACATTACTAGCCCACCAC is from Camelina sativa cultivar DH55 chromosome 20, Cs, whole genome shotgun sequence and encodes:
- the LOC104769155 gene encoding serine carboxypeptidase-like 19 codes for the protein MRNDLSFLVLFLLIIFSIHDHLVDASSLLVKYLPGFEGPLPFELETGYVSIGESGDVELFYYFVKSERNPKNDPLMIWLTGGPGCSSICGLLFANGPLAFKGDEYNGTVPPLELTSFSWTKVANILYLESPAGSGYSYARTRRAFESSDTKQIYQIDQFLRSWFVDHPEFISNPFYVGGDSFSGKIVPGVVQQISLGNEKGLTPLINIQGYVLGNPLTDKNLESNYIVSFAHGMGLISDELFESLERSCEGQFFNVDPSNARCSNNLQTFDHCMSEIYSEHILLRNCEVDYIIPETLQTLPNIRTNRRRELKEFSGNDSSSLPPPSCFTYKYFLSAFWANDENVRKALGVKKEVGKWNRCNIQNIPYTFEIFNAVPYHVNNSRKGFRSLIYSGDHDSMVPFSSTQAWIRALNYSIVDDWRPWMMSNNQVAGYTRTYANKMTFATIKGGGHTAEYNPDQCSLMFRRWIDGEPL
- the LOC104769154 gene encoding soluble inorganic pyrophosphatase 6, chloroplastic, which codes for MAATRVITAATAVTQTTSCFLAKRAFALPAKRPCGGFGALCFSRRALVLKSKRPFSCSAIYNPQVKVQEEGPPESLDYRVFFLDGSGKKVSPWHDIPLTIGDGVFNFIVEIPKESKAKMEVATDEDFTPIKQDTKKGKLRYYPYNINWNYGLLPQTWEDPSHANAEVEGCFGDNDPVDVVEIGETQRKIGDVLKIKPLAALAMIDEGELDWKIVAISLDDPKAHLVNDVEDVEKHFPGTLTAIRDWFRDYKIPDGKPANRFGLGDKPANKEYALKIIQETNESWAKLVKRTVDAGELSLY
- the LOC104769156 gene encoding malate dehydrogenase 2, glyoxysomal, which encodes MEFRGDANKRIAMISAHLQPSSTPQMEAKNSVLGRENCRAKGGNPGFKVAILGAAGGIGQSLSLLMKMNPLVSLLHLYDVVNAPGVTADVSHMDTGAVVRGFLGAKQLEDALTGMDLVIIPAGIPRKPGMTRDDLFKINAGIVKTLCEGVSKCCPNAIVNLISNPVNSTVPIAAEVFKKAGTYDPKKLLGVTTLDVARANTFVAEVLGLDPREVDVPVVGGHAGVTILPLLSQVKPPSSFTPQEIEYLTNRIQNGGTEVVEAKAGAGSATLSMAYAASKFADACLRGLRGDANVIECSFVASQVTELAFFATKVRLGRTGAEEVYQLGPLNEYERIGLEKAKEELAGSIQKGVEFIRK
- the LOC104769153 gene encoding protein RMD5 homolog A-like — encoded protein: MNQTTAVVKDAFDRVTKKQKLHHSVSLDVIDLVCDTIQDTLSQIQLGNNDGVEPESVLAELRQKLDALLPIIQLKRSQKETKLSLDKLVKTFESFYHPDISLACRNIGFDIRLVNKILIQHCYREGLFEVGDCLVKEAGEEEENEVRSQSFEIKQIVESMKLRRNIEPAMRWISANRGKLKEKSSEMEFKLVSLKYCDMLREGNRDDAMKYARTHFTRYCSGHLREIQKLVTCQIWIGKLDKCPYAEMVSSSCWDKVTKELIREYYNLLGQPSRSPLTVALSAGLESLPTLLKLVDVMAPLKKEEWEEMKQLPVPLELGNELQFHSVFVCPVSRDESSSKENPPMMMMPCRHVISKQSLIRLSKNCASRRFKCPYCSALTSSPACRQLFF